A genome region from Triticum aestivum cultivar Chinese Spring chromosome 2B, IWGSC CS RefSeq v2.1, whole genome shotgun sequence includes the following:
- the LOC123041761 gene encoding ethylene-responsive transcription factor ERF025-like translates to MSGHGSSGKHPFYRGIRSRCGKWVSEIREPRKARRIWLGTFPTAEMAAVAYDVAAQALRGPDAALNFPALAATRRAPASTSADDIRAAAAAAAVSVQHDRAGGGIAPAAAGSALQLQQQLSGSSAAAASASGAAQQDQAGIGFNQFFLDEEALFETPQFLRNMAAGMMMSPPRLSPDSSDESPDPSEAGESLWSYRDP, encoded by the coding sequence ATGTCTGGGCATGGGTCGTCGGGCAAGCACCCCTTCTACCGCGGCATCCGGAGCCGGTGCGGGAAGTGGGTCTCGGAGATCCGGGAGCCGCGAAAGGCCCGCCGCATCTGGCTCGGCACGTTCCCGACGGCCGAGATGGCCGCCGTGGCCTACGACGTGGCCGCCCAGGCGCTGCGCGGGCCCGACGCGGCGCTCAACTTCCCCGCCTTAGCCGCCACGCGCCGCGCCCCGGCGTCCACCTCCGCGGACGACATCcgcgcggcggcggccgccgcagcCGTCTCCGTCCAGCACGATCGCGCCGGCGGCGGCATTGCCCCCGCGGCTGCTGGATCCGCACTGCAGCTGCAGCAGCAGCTGAGCGGAAGCAGTGCCGCCGCTGCCTCGGCGAGCGGCGCCGCCCAGCAGGATCAAGCCGGCATTGGGTTCAATCAGTTCTTCCTGGACGAGGAGGCGCTCTTCGAGACGCCGCAGTTCCTGCGCAAcatggccgccgggatgatgatgaGCCCCCCGAGGCTCAGCCCCGACTCTTCCGACGAATCGCCGGACCCTTCCGAGGCTGGGGAGAGCCTCTGGAGCTACCGCGACCCGTAG